The window TGAGCCTTTACCTCACCAACTAGCTAATCAGACATCGGCCGCTCCTATTGCGCGAGGCCTTACGGTCCCCCGCTTTCACCCTCAGGTCGTATGCGGTATTAGCTAATCTTTCGACTAGTTATCCCCCACAACAGGGCACGTTCCGATGTATTACTCACCCGTTCGCCACTCGCCGCCAGACCGAAGTCCGCGCTGCCGTTCGACTTGCATGTGTAAGGCATGCCGCCAGCGTTCAATCTGAGCCAGGATCAAACTCTTCAGTTCAATCTCTGTGTGGTTCCGCGCAGTTGCCTGCGCAAACCTCGCTCTTTCGAGCGGTCGCTCACTCTCAGAAAACTGACTGGCTCCGTCCGAAGACGAAACCAAACATGTTTACTGTGCGAGCACTGATAACTTGTAAGCTAGAAGACCGAGGTCTTCCGCTTCCCGCATCAAGCGCCCACACTTATCGGCTGTTTGTTTGTTAAAGAACTCACGCGATTCGCTTTGCTTACCGCGTCGCTGCGTTGTCAGCAGCAGAGAAACGAGATTATGAACAACTTTCTGCGTTTCGTCAACAGGTTCGAAGCATCTTTTTCGCTTCGGTCGGTCGCGCTTCGCAGCACCACCCACCATCCTGCCAACCCCGCAACCCGCGTCGCTGCTGGCTTTGCCGCTGCGCTTCGTGTTGCGAGGGGGCGAATAGTAGGCCGGATCCCGCAGCTTGGCAACACATTTGTCATGAAGTCATGGCAGCCCCTCTCGAGGAAACAGCCAAACCATTGAATCCATTGAAAAATGTTTCTCCGGCGAGGATTGGAAAGGAATACCCGAGTGATGATCTCGGGTATTCCCCTATCAAGTTTTTAGCGATGCTTGAAGTTCGGGCTGCGCTTTTCCAGGAAGGCTGCCATACCTTCCTTCTGGTCTTCCGTGGCGAAAGTGGAGTGGAAGACGCGCCGCTCGAAATGCACGCCCTCGGCGAGGGTGGTTTCATAGGCGGTGTTGATCGACTCCTTGATCATCATGACCACCGGAAGCGAATAGCTGGCGATGGCCTCAGCAGCGCCGATCGCTTCGTCAAGCAGTTTGTCGGCAGCAACCACGCGCGACACCAGGCCGGCGCGCTCGGCCTCGGCCGCATCCATCATGCGGGCGCTCAGGCACAGGTCCATGGCCTTGGCCTTGGAAACGGCACGCGGCAGGCGCTGGGTGCCGCCCGCACCGGGCATGGTGCCGAGCTTGACTTCGGGTTGGCCGAACCGTGCGGTATCCGCCGCGATGATGATGTCGCACATCATCGCCAGCTCGCAGCCGCCGCCCAGCGCATAGCCGGCCACGGCCGCGATCACGGGCTTGCGGATGCGGCGGATGGTTTCCCAATTGCGCGTGATGTACTCGCCCTTGTACACATCCATATAGGTGTACTGGGCCATCATGCCGATATCGGCCCCCGCAGCAAAGGCGCGCTCGCTACCGGTGATGACGATGCAGCCGACCCCTTCATCGGCATCGAAGGCGCTCAGCGCCGCGCCGAGCTCGTCCATCAGCGCATCGTTGAGCGCGTTGAGCGCCTTGGGCCGGTTCAGGGTGACCAGGCCTACGCGGCCACGCGTCTCGACCAGGATGTTTTCATACGACATGCCATCTCCTCTGGGATTGAATGATGCAGGAACCCGGCGCCGCATCGAAGCAACGCTCGGGTGTTGCCCCGGCAGTCTGCCACTTCGAGAGCATTTTTCAAGATGCGTGCAGCATGCGGGCGAGTCCGGCAGGCATGCAAAAAGGCCGGTCGAGATCGACCGGCCCTTGGAAATGCGGCGCCACGCAGAGAAGTCAGGCGGCGCGCGCCATCGGCGCAGACACGTAGTCCATCAACAATTGACCGACCGCATCCAGGCGTTCAGCCGAGCCGAACAGGCGGTTCGACACCAGCGCGTTCTGCAGCGCTGCGTAGATCACCTGGGCCAGTTCATGCGGCGCGGCCGGCAACGACCGCGCATGTTCACGCACAGCCTGCTCCAGCATTTGCGCCAGCCTTTCCTCATGCAGGCGGAAGAAATCGCGCACCACCGCCTGGGTCGCCGGAGACAGGCTCAGGACCTCCGTCGACAGCATCCCGACCAGGCAGATCTGGTCACCATGGCAGGCGGCAGCCCGGAGATTCTGCAGGTAGGCGCGCGCCTGGTCCTGCGCGGTAGGCAGACGATCCAGCTCGCGCAGGCGCTCCATCACCCGTGCGCTGTATTCCGTGACCGCCTCCAGCACCAGGTCGTCCTTGGAGGGAAAGTAATAGTGGATGCTCGAGGTCTTGACCCCGACCAGTTCGGCCAGGTCTCGATAGCTGAAGCCGTTCACGCCGCGGCGGCGGATCAGCACCAGCGTGTGCTCGAGCAGTTGTTCTCTTACAGATTGGGTTTTCATGGCGTGATCCTCCGCGTCGCGACGGCACTTCAGGCTGGTTGCTGCAACGCTCTGGCCAGATCCTCGCCTGCTCTCGCTCACGCCGGCAGCACTTGCGCCGCCAGGGTCACCAGCGAGCCGCTGGCCAGGCACAGGAACACCCAGCCGGCCAGGATCAGAACGCTATCCCGCAGTCTCATGATCGCTTCTCCACTCACCTGCTAACGCGGGGCGGCGCCGGCCACGGGCCGCCACCACCCCGCCATCCACATCAGGCCAGCGCGCCGTCGGTGTACGGGTCGAACTTGCCGACCTTGGCACCATCCGTGTACGGGTCGAACTTACGAGCCGGCTCCGACGACACGCCGCTGCGGTCCAGGCCTGCCACGATGCGGGCACCATCCGTGTACGGGTCGGCCTTGCGGGCCGGCTCCGACGACACGCCGCTGCGGTCCAGGCCCGCCACGATGCGGGCACCATCGGTGTACGGGTCGAACTTGCCGACCTTGGCACCGTCCGTGTACGGATCGAACTTACGAGCCGGTTCCGACGACACGCCGCTGCGGTCCAGGCCTGCCACGATGCGGGCACCGTCGGTGTAGGGGTCGAACTTGCCGACCTTGGCGCCGTCCGTGTACGGATCGGCCTTGCCCGCCTTGGCCCCGTCCGTGTAGACGCTGCGCGCGTCATTGCCGCGGAACACGTAGCCGTAGCGGTCGCCCGAGATGCCGCTGTCCTTCGGGCCCGAGGCGTAGGCCTGGCCGCCCAGCACGGCGGCAGCCAGCACGGCGGCGGTGATCAGGGTCTTGGTGAAGGTCTTGTTGGTGCTCATGATGCTCTCCTTGTCTAGCAAGAATCCACGCGATCGGGATCCGGTTGGTCTGCGGCGCGGCGCTTGGTGCCGGGCCGGTTAGGTATCTACTTGCATCTACTTGTAGATAGAGAACCGGTCCTGAAAAAACGGGGAAATCCCCGATGTCGCGCTGGATCCTCTTTTTCTTTCCTGCCGCCGGTGGCGGAGGGGAAGCAGCGATCCATGAACACATGGTATCTACTGGTAGATAGATAGTCAAGGGGTTTTTTGCATTGCCGCAGCCAGGGACGTCCCGACGATCCCGCGCCCTCCCCGGGAGCCAGCCCCGCCCCCCCCTCCTGCCGGATATCGCAGCGCGGGTGAATCCCGCCCCGTCCGCATGCGTCACGCTCCTCAGCCAGGAAAAATAGTGCTACCATTTTCCGACCGACTGGTCGGTTAATTTATCAACCGCCGACACCTGCCTACAATCGAGTTGGCAGGACGGGGCGCACGGCCGCGCCCCGGCAAATAGAACAGAACACCGGCAGGAGACGCCATGCGAGACACGCCCCCGCAGACCACGCTCAATGATGGTCCCGTGCTATTGCGCTGGCACGGCCAGGTTGCCGTGCTGACGCTGAATCGCCCGGACAAGCTCAACAGCTTTACCCGCCAGATGCACGCCGCGCTGCAGTCCGCGCTCGACCTCGCCGAGGCCGGCGGCGCCCGCGCCCTGCTGCTGACGGGGTCCGGACGGGGCTTCTGCGCCGGGCAGGACCTGGCCGATCTCGACTTCACCCCCGGGCACATGAGCGATCTGGGGGAATTGATCGATTCCTGCTTCAATCCACTGATCCGCCGGCTGCAGGCGCTGCCGCTGCCGGTCATCGCCGCGGTCAACGGCACCGCCGCCGGCGCGGGCGCGAACCTGGCGCTGGCCTGCGACATCGTACTGGCGGCTCGCTCGGCCAGCTTCCTGCAGGCCTTCGTCAAGATCGGGCTGGTTCCGGATTCGGGCGGTACCTGGTTCCTGCCTCAGCGGGTCGGCATGGCCCGCGCGCTCGGGCTGGCCCTGACCGGCGACAAATTGTCGGCCGAGGATGCCGAGCGCTGGGGCCTGATCTGGGAGGTGATGGACGACACCCTGCTGGCCGAACAAGCCCTGGCCCTGGCCACGCAGCTGGCGGCCCAGCCGACCCGCGCCCTGGCCGCCATCAAGCAGGCCATGCGCGCCGGCGCGACGCAGACGCTCGACGCCCAGCTCGACCTGGAGCGCGACCTGCAGCGCGAACTGGGCGCATCCCACGACTACGCCGAGGGCGTCAACGCCTTCCTGGCCAGGCGCACACCGCGCTTCACCGGCGCCTAGCCGCCGGCCTCGCGCAGCACCGGCGTCTGCGCTGCGCACCTCGATCCGCCCATCCACCGCTCCAAGGAGATCGCTTGACCTCATCCACAGAAGCCGCCCAGGCACTCGCCGAAGCCGCGGCCGCCAGCATGTACGAGGCCGATGCCTGCAGCCGCTGGCTCGGCATCGTGGTCGAGGCGGTCCGCCCCGGCTACGCCCGCCTGTCGATGCCCGTACGTCCAGAGTTCCTCAACGGCCACGGTATCTGCCACGGCGGCCTGATGTTCACGCTGGCCGACTCGACCTTTGCCTTCGCCTGCAACAGCCACAATATCAACACCGTAGCGGCCGGCTGCAGCATCGAGTTCCTCAAGCCTGTGCACGGTGGTGACGTGCTGTGCGCCGAGGCGGTCGAGCAGACGCTGTCCGGCCGACACGGCATCTACGATGTCCGTCTCAGCAATCGCGCCGGCGAGACGGTGGCAATGTTCCGCGGCAAGTCCGCGCAGATCAAGGGCCACGTGGTGCCGCCGCCCGCCGAGGCCGGCTGAAATCGGCTGAAATCGACAGAAGCCGGCGGAAGCCCCCGCGCCCCCCCCCCCTCCTTACGATAACCCGCACCGAAGCGCAGGAGACACCATGAGCACGCGCCTGACCGATCTGCCCCTGGAGCCGATCGAGACCGCCAGCCGCGACGCATTGCAGGACTTGCAGTTGCAGCGCCTGAAATGGTCGCTCGATCACGCCTACCGCAACTCGCCGGTGTACCGGCGCAAGTTCGACGAAGCCGGCGTGCACCCCGATGACCTGCGCTCGCTGGCCGACCTGGCGCGCTTTCCCTTCACCACCAAGCAGGACCTGCGCGACAACTATCCCTTCGGCATGTTCGCCGTGCCGCAGGACCGGGTGGCCCGCATCCATGCCTCCTCCGGCACCACCGGCAAACCCACGGTGGTCGGCTACACGCTGCAGGACATCGATACCTGGGCCACGGTGATGGCGCGCTCGATCCGTGCCGCCGGCGCGCGCCGTGGCGACAAGGTCCACGTCAGCTACGGCTACGGGCTGTTTACCGGCGGCCTGGGCGCGCACTACGGCGTGGAAAAGGCCGGCCTCACCGCCATCCCCTTCGGCGGCGGCCAGACCGAGCGCCAGGTGCAGTTGATCCAGGATTTCAAGCCCGAGGTGATCATGGTCACGCCCAGCTACATGCTGGCGCTGGCCGACGAATTCGAGCGCCAAGGCATCGACCCGGCTTCCACTTCGCTCAAGGTGGGTATCTTCGGCGCCGAGCCCTGGACGCCCGAGATGCGGCTGGCACTGGAAAAGCGCATGGGCATCTCGGCGGTGGACATCTACGGCCTGTCCGAGGTGATGGGGCCGGGCGTGGCCAACGAGTGCGCCGAGACCAAGGATGGCCCGACCATCTGGGAAGACCATTTCTATCCGGAGGTGATCGACCCGATCACCGGCGAGGTGCTGCCGGATGGTGCGTTCGGCGAGCTGGTCTTCACCACGCTGAGCAAGGAAGCGCTGCCGGTGGTGCGTTACCGCACGCGCGACCTGACCCGGCTGCTGCCCGGTACCGCGCGCCCGGCGTTCCGCCGCATGGAGAAGATCACCGGCCGCTCGGACGACATGATGATCATCCGCGGCGTCAACGTCTTCCCCTCACAGATCGAGGAACTGATCCTCAAGCATCCCGAACTGGCGCCCCACTACCAGTGCGTGCTGGGCAAGGACGGTCCGCTCGACACCCTGACCGTGCGCGTCGAGTGCGCGCACGGCGCGGTCCCTGCCAACACCGGCGAGGCCCGCGCCAGGCTGGCCCACGACATCAAGGCCTTCATCGGCGTGACGGCGAGCGTGGACGTGCTGCCCGAAGGCGGTGTCGAGCGCTCAGTGGGCAAGGCCCGCCGCATCGTCGACCAGCGTCCGCGCTGAGCGTTGCGCGCCGCGCTCAACTGCGTGGCATCAGCACCCACATGCGCCCGGCCTGCTTCATGCGGCCGGCGGTCTCCCCGGCGGCATCGCCCGCCCCCCAGAAGAAGTCGGCGCGCACCCCGCCCTTGATGGCGGTGCCGGTGTCCTGGGCGAACATGAGCCGCTGGATCGGCTCGCTCGACAGCGGCCGCGTGGTCGACAGGAAGACCGGCACGCCCAGCGGGATGGTGGCCGGATCGACCGCGATCGAGCGCTCCGCCGTCAACGGTACTCCCAGCGCGCCCACCGGCCCCTCGTTGGTCGGCGCCAGCTCGCGGAAGAAGACGAAGCGCGGATTGACGTTGAGCATCTCGTCGACCCGGCCCGGATTGGCACGCGCCCAGGCCTTGATGCCCTGCATGGTGGCCTGGGCCGGCGTGATTTCGCCGCGGTCCAGCAGCCATTTGCCGAAGGATCGGAACGGATGGTCGTTGGTGCCGCCGTAACCGACCCGCATCAGCGTGCCGTCGGCCAGGCGGATGCGGCCCGAACCCTGGATCTGCAGGAAGGCAGCCTCGACCGGGTCGTCCACCCAGGCCAGCTCCTGGCCGCGCAGCCCCGGGTTCTGCAGCAGTTCGGCGCGCGCCGGCAGCGCGCGGCCGTTCCATTGCGGCGGCTTGCGGTACAGCGCGACCTGGTAGGGCCCCTGGCGCGTGCGCGAACCATGGAGGATGGGCTCGTAGTAGCCGGTGATCAGGCCGGAGTCGGAGCCATCGCCGTTGACCACACGGTAGGGCTGGAAATAGGTCTCGAAATAGCTGCGCATCGCGCCCAAGTCGCCGGCGTCGACCATCAGGCCGGCCGAGCAGGCGCGGTTCCAGTCCGCGCGCTTCTTCAGTACCTGGCAGCTTTCCTGCAGCGCCGGCCAGGCGGCGCGCACGTCGTCCTGCTGCCAGCCGGCGACATCGTTCCAGTCGACCGCTTGCAGCCGGCCCTTCTGCGACGACGCGGCCGGCGGCTGGCCGGGCGTGCCGGGTCCCTCGACACGCGGCGGCGGACCGCTCATGCAGCCGGCCAGCAAGGCCGCGCCGGCGGCCAGGGCCAGCCAGGCTCGCGTGCGCGCTGATGGCAGCACTGGACGCTGCCAGGAGAAACGGGGAAGGGAAGAAAAATCCGGAGTTGCCATCTTGCTCTGTTCAATCGCCGGCCCGCGCGATCCGATGCGCCACCGATGTCCTACAATGCCCAGCGTCCTGTCATCCAACCACGCCCCCGGCACGGATCACGCCATGAGTGCATTCCTCGAAGCCCATCCCATGCTGCTGTTCGCCCTGGAAGCCGGCGTGGCATTGTTCCTGCTGATCTTCATCGTGGTCTGGACCATGGGCACCGCCAAGAAGCATCCCCGCCCGACCCGCGCACCGGCCGATCACCCTTCGCGCAGCGGCCAGCCCGCGCAGCCTGGAGAGGACAACGGCGGCGCCCGATAGGTTCCGCGCGCCGCGCCGGCGGCATCGTGCGCGCGGCGCGGAATCCGCGCCGGCCGACTCAATGCAGCATGCGCGGCAGCACCAGCGCGAACTCGGGAATCGGCACCTCGAAGCGGTGGCCGTCCTCGGCCACGCAGAAGTAGTCGCCCTTCATCGAGCCCACCGGGGTGGAGATGGTGGCCCAGCTGGTGTATTCGAAATGCTCGCCCGGCTTGAGCAGCGGCTGGTGCCCGACCACGCCGAGGCCGGACACTTCCTGCGTGCCGTTGTCGCTGTCGGTAATGATCCAGTGGCGCGAGATCAACTGCGCAGCCACCTCGCCGGTATTGTGGATGGTGATGGTGTAAGCGAAGGCATGGCGCCCGCGCTCGGGATCGGACTGCTCGGGCAGGTACTGGGTGCGTACCGCCACGGAAAACGCGTACTCGCTCATCGTCTGGGGCGTCGGGCCGAGGAAATGGGTAGCCGCATTGTGCGGCAAGGCACCCGGGGCGGCAAGCGCGGCGCCGGACGGGCATGGCCGGCGCCCGCGGCGCCGGCAGCGTAAAATGGCGGCGGTTCCCTCGTTTTATCGCCAATTCCCCACGCCGCCGCCATGAGCACGCCCACGTACCGCATCGCCCCGTCCATCCTGTCCGCCGACTTCGCCCGCCTGGGCGAGGAAGTCCGCCGCGTGACCGAGGCCGGCGCCGACTGGATCCACTTCGACGTGATGGACAATCACTACGTGCCGAACCTGACGGTCGGCCCGATGGTGTGCGAAGCCATCCGCCCGCACGTGACGGCACCGATCGACGTGCACCTGATGGTGCGTCCGGTCGACCGCATCATTCCCGACTTCGCGCGCGCCGGGGCCAACATCATCACCTTCCACCCCGAGGCCAGCGACCACGTCGACCGCTCGCTGGCACTGATCCGCGACCAGGGCTGCCAGGCCGGCCTGGTGTTCAACCCGGCCACGCCGCTGCACCATCTGGACCATGTGATGGACCGCCTCGACGTGATCCTGCTGATGTCGGTCAACCCCGGCTTCGGCGGCCAGTCCTTCATCCCCGAGACGCTCAACAAGCTGCGCGCCGTGCGCGCCCGCATCGACGCCTATGCCGAGCGCACCGGCCGCCCCATCCTGCTGGAAGTCGACGGCGGCGTGAAGGTCGATAACATCGCCGAGATCGCGGCAGCCGGCGCCGACACCTTCGTGGCCGGCTCGGCGGTGTTCGGCAAGCCCGACGCCGACGGTGGCTACCGCGGCGTGCTGTCGGCCCTGCGCGCCGAACTGGCCAAGGTCCCCGCGCAGGCAGCCCGATGAGCGCCGCACAGCCGGCGCGCCGCGACTGGAGCGGCATCCGCGGCGTGATCGTCGACCTCGATGGCACCATGGTCGATACCGCAGGTGACTTCCACGCCGCCGTCAATGCCATGCTGGGCGCGCTCGCGCGCCTGCACCCGCACCTGCCGGCGCCGGCGCCGCTGACGCGCGAAGCCATCGTCAGCTTCGTCGGCAAGGGCTCGGAGAACCTGATCCGGCGCGTGCTCGACGCCCGCTTCACGCCGGCCCACGCCAACGGCCTGTTCGCCGACGCGCTGGCGCTGTACGACCGCGAGTACCTGCGCATCAACGGCCGGTTCTCGCAGGTCTACGCGGGTGTGGCCGAAGGCCTGGCGCGCCTCAAGGCCGCCGGGCTGCGCCTGGCCTGCGTGACCAACAAGCCCTACAGCTTCACCGAGCCGCTGTTGGCCAAGACCGGGCTGGTCCGGTATTTCGAGCTGGTCTACGGTGGCGACGCCTTCCCGCTGCGCAAGCCGGACCCGCTGCCCCTGCTCAAGGTGGCCGAGGCCTTCCGCCTGGAGCCGGCGCAGATGGCAGCCATCGGGGACTCCGAGAACGACGCCCAGGCGGCCCGCGCGGCCGGCATGGGAGTGCTGCTGGTGCCCTATGGCTACAACCACGGCAACCCTGTACAAGGCGTCGACGCCGATGGTATAGTCGGCACCATTGCCCAGGCGGCGTCCCTGTTGACGGCGTAGCGGGCATGACCGAAGCCGGTCCCGGCGCATGGCACACGTATTGCACGGATTGCAGTGCGCGGCAGACCGGCCTTCGCTTACCTCCGTCGCAGAACACGACACATGTTTCTGAATCGCAAACGCATCTCTTCTGGCAGTGATCGGCAGGCCTGGCCCTGGCGTCGCTGGCGCGCCTCCCAACAGGCGTAAAGTGCGTTCGCGAGTCTCCTGAGAAGCTTCCCTACACGCGGAAGGTTTCGCCAGGCCGGCAGCAGCCGGGCAATCCCAGCCATACCCCTCTCGCCAGCCGGCCGTAGCCAACGCCGCAGCAATCGGCTACGTTTGGTCCACGAACGCACCGCACGCCCCACCAGGCCGTGTGCGGTCTTGTTCGCAAGTCTTCCGCACCACGGCAAGCCACCGGGGCCGGCGACC of the Cupriavidus malaysiensis genome contains:
- a CDS encoding enoyl-CoA hydratase codes for the protein MSYENILVETRGRVGLVTLNRPKALNALNDALMDELGAALSAFDADEGVGCIVITGSERAFAAGADIGMMAQYTYMDVYKGEYITRNWETIRRIRKPVIAAVAGYALGGGCELAMMCDIIIAADTARFGQPEVKLGTMPGAGGTQRLPRAVSKAKAMDLCLSARMMDAAEAERAGLVSRVVAADKLLDEAIGAAEAIASYSLPVVMMIKESINTAYETTLAEGVHFERRVFHSTFATEDQKEGMAAFLEKRSPNFKHR
- a CDS encoding TetR/AcrR family transcriptional regulator, whose product is MKTQSVREQLLEHTLVLIRRRGVNGFSYRDLAELVGVKTSSIHYYFPSKDDLVLEAVTEYSARVMERLRELDRLPTAQDQARAYLQNLRAAACHGDQICLVGMLSTEVLSLSPATQAVVRDFFRLHEERLAQMLEQAVREHARSLPAAPHELAQVIYAALQNALVSNRLFGSAERLDAVGQLLMDYVSAPMARAA
- a CDS encoding copper resistance protein CopQ, translated to MSTNKTFTKTLITAAVLAAAVLGGQAYASGPKDSGISGDRYGYVFRGNDARSVYTDGAKAGKADPYTDGAKVGKFDPYTDGARIVAGLDRSGVSSEPARKFDPYTDGAKVGKFDPYTDGARIVAGLDRSGVSSEPARKADPYTDGARIVAGLDRSGVSSEPARKFDPYTDGAKVGKFDPYTDGALA
- the paaG gene encoding 2-(1,2-epoxy-1,2-dihydrophenyl)acetyl-CoA isomerase PaaG, yielding MRDTPPQTTLNDGPVLLRWHGQVAVLTLNRPDKLNSFTRQMHAALQSALDLAEAGGARALLLTGSGRGFCAGQDLADLDFTPGHMSDLGELIDSCFNPLIRRLQALPLPVIAAVNGTAAGAGANLALACDIVLAARSASFLQAFVKIGLVPDSGGTWFLPQRVGMARALGLALTGDKLSAEDAERWGLIWEVMDDTLLAEQALALATQLAAQPTRALAAIKQAMRAGATQTLDAQLDLERDLQRELGASHDYAEGVNAFLARRTPRFTGA
- the paaI gene encoding hydroxyphenylacetyl-CoA thioesterase PaaI: MYEADACSRWLGIVVEAVRPGYARLSMPVRPEFLNGHGICHGGLMFTLADSTFAFACNSHNINTVAAGCSIEFLKPVHGGDVLCAEAVEQTLSGRHGIYDVRLSNRAGETVAMFRGKSAQIKGHVVPPPAEAG
- the paaK gene encoding phenylacetate--CoA ligase PaaK, giving the protein MSTRLTDLPLEPIETASRDALQDLQLQRLKWSLDHAYRNSPVYRRKFDEAGVHPDDLRSLADLARFPFTTKQDLRDNYPFGMFAVPQDRVARIHASSGTTGKPTVVGYTLQDIDTWATVMARSIRAAGARRGDKVHVSYGYGLFTGGLGAHYGVEKAGLTAIPFGGGQTERQVQLIQDFKPEVIMVTPSYMLALADEFERQGIDPASTSLKVGIFGAEPWTPEMRLALEKRMGISAVDIYGLSEVMGPGVANECAETKDGPTIWEDHFYPEVIDPITGEVLPDGAFGELVFTTLSKEALPVVRYRTRDLTRLLPGTARPAFRRMEKITGRSDDMMIIRGVNVFPSQIEELILKHPELAPHYQCVLGKDGPLDTLTVRVECAHGAVPANTGEARARLAHDIKAFIGVTASVDVLPEGGVERSVGKARRIVDQRPR
- a CDS encoding murein transglycosylase A; translation: MATPDFSSLPRFSWQRPVLPSARTRAWLALAAGAALLAGCMSGPPPRVEGPGTPGQPPAASSQKGRLQAVDWNDVAGWQQDDVRAAWPALQESCQVLKKRADWNRACSAGLMVDAGDLGAMRSYFETYFQPYRVVNGDGSDSGLITGYYEPILHGSRTRQGPYQVALYRKPPQWNGRALPARAELLQNPGLRGQELAWVDDPVEAAFLQIQGSGRIRLADGTLMRVGYGGTNDHPFRSFGKWLLDRGEITPAQATMQGIKAWARANPGRVDEMLNVNPRFVFFRELAPTNEGPVGALGVPLTAERSIAVDPATIPLGVPVFLSTTRPLSSEPIQRLMFAQDTGTAIKGGVRADFFWGAGDAAGETAGRMKQAGRMWVLMPRS
- the apaG gene encoding Co2+/Mg2+ efflux protein ApaG, whose protein sequence is MSEYAFSVAVRTQYLPEQSDPERGRHAFAYTITIHNTGEVAAQLISRHWIITDSDNGTQEVSGLGVVGHQPLLKPGEHFEYTSWATISTPVGSMKGDYFCVAEDGHRFEVPIPEFALVLPRMLH
- the rpe gene encoding ribulose-phosphate 3-epimerase, whose product is MSTPTYRIAPSILSADFARLGEEVRRVTEAGADWIHFDVMDNHYVPNLTVGPMVCEAIRPHVTAPIDVHLMVRPVDRIIPDFARAGANIITFHPEASDHVDRSLALIRDQGCQAGLVFNPATPLHHLDHVMDRLDVILLMSVNPGFGGQSFIPETLNKLRAVRARIDAYAERTGRPILLEVDGGVKVDNIAEIAAAGADTFVAGSAVFGKPDADGGYRGVLSALRAELAKVPAQAAR
- the gph gene encoding phosphoglycolate phosphatase (PGP is an essential enzyme in the glycolate salvage pathway in higher organisms (photorespiration in plants). Phosphoglycolate results from the oxidase activity of RubisCO in the Calvin cycle when concentrations of carbon dioxide are low relative to oxygen. This enzyme is a member of the Haloacid Dehalogenase (HAD) superfamily of aspartate-nucleophile hydrolase enzymes (PF00702).), whose amino-acid sequence is MSAAQPARRDWSGIRGVIVDLDGTMVDTAGDFHAAVNAMLGALARLHPHLPAPAPLTREAIVSFVGKGSENLIRRVLDARFTPAHANGLFADALALYDREYLRINGRFSQVYAGVAEGLARLKAAGLRLACVTNKPYSFTEPLLAKTGLVRYFELVYGGDAFPLRKPDPLPLLKVAEAFRLEPAQMAAIGDSENDAQAARAAGMGVLLVPYGYNHGNPVQGVDADGIVGTIAQAASLLTA